A single Nostoc sp. PCC 7107 DNA region contains:
- a CDS encoding Uma2 family endonuclease has product MNTNTVSLPAPLELNIDLTDEQFFQLCQNNRDLRFERTATGELIIMPPTGSETGYYNADLTYQLRAWSRQNQLGKSFDSSAGFKLPNGAERSPDASWVKIERWNALTQAEKERFAPLCPDFVVELMSPSDSLEKTRAKMREYMDNGAKLGWLINRQQQQVEIYRPNQEVEILQSPQTLSGEDVLPGFVLDLTEIF; this is encoded by the coding sequence ATGAACACTAACACCGTCAGTTTACCTGCTCCCCTCGAACTAAATATTGACTTAACTGATGAGCAGTTTTTTCAACTTTGTCAAAATAATCGTGACTTGAGATTTGAGCGCACAGCTACAGGGGAATTAATTATTATGCCACCGACAGGAAGCGAAACTGGTTACTACAATGCCGATTTAACTTATCAGTTAAGAGCTTGGAGTCGCCAGAATCAGCTAGGAAAATCTTTTGACTCTTCGGCTGGATTCAAACTTCCTAACGGTGCAGAACGTTCTCCTGATGCGTCTTGGGTGAAAATAGAACGGTGGAACGCTTTGACTCAAGCTGAAAAAGAAAGATTTGCGCCTTTATGTCCTGATTTTGTGGTTGAATTAATGTCTCCCAGTGATTCCCTAGAAAAGACACGCGCCAAGATGAGAGAATATATGGATAATGGCGCAAAATTGGGATGGTTAATTAATCGTCAACAGCAGCAGGTAGAAATTTATCGCCCCAATCAAGAAGTTGAAATTTTGCAAAGTCCGCAAACTTTATCGGGAGAGGATGTTTTACCAGGATTTGTTTTGGATTTAACGGAAATATTTTAA